From one Culex quinquefasciatus strain JHB chromosome 3, VPISU_Cqui_1.0_pri_paternal, whole genome shotgun sequence genomic stretch:
- the LOC6045458 gene encoding endocuticle structural glycoprotein SgAbd-5, which translates to MHIALRSLVVVAILGGEIVVQGVPTGDSSSQLKVVEQYNNLKDSGYEWGYELSDGRYATQDGYTKELPDGSEALVIRGSYSYTAPDGVKYTVEYYADETGYHPTIIVGDEDTTVPPVGYAPDFGEESPSKPGYDQGLDPKVLAFY; encoded by the exons ATGCACATCGCATTGCGAAGTTTAGTGGTTGTGGCTATTTTAGGAGGTGAAATTGTAGTTCAAGGTGTTCCAACCGGGGACAGCAGTTCCCAGCTGAAGGTCGTTGAACAGTACAACAACCTGAAAGATAGCGGGTACGAATGGGG CTACGAACTGAGTGACGGACGGTACGCAACTCAGGATGGTTATACAAAGGAATTGCCGGACGGGTCGGAGGCATTGGTAATAAGGGGGTCCTACAGCTACACTGCTCCCGATGGTGTCAAGTATACGGTTGAGTACTACGCAGATGAAACTGGCTATCATCCAACAATCATTG TCGGTGACGAAGACACTACTGTACCTCCAG tTGGTTATGCTCCAGATTTTG GAGAAGAAAGTCCATCAAAGCCCGGGTACGATCAAGGATTAGATCCAAAAGTGCTTGCATTTTACTAG